The following coding sequences lie in one Chelatococcus sp. YT9 genomic window:
- a CDS encoding response regulator encodes MTSELDRLRTSFGRFLVLLFWCHVPLLGVVAYLSGQSIAGAMAGAGLLAAAYHLTWRRNGIAPPTRYVSAVALAGEAALLVFVLNGDPWQMDMHMYFFAMLALSIGWFDRGALVVGAVAIALHHLLLLYLLPMAIFPTEGNLARVALHAGIVAFQTIVLIWVSDMVVRSFSRIEQMGAEILVQNTALAERTREAEAANRAKSLFLANMSHEIRTPMNAILGFCHLLQRCELNPKQLDYVTKINGAGVSLMLLINDILDFSKIEAGKLTLESRPFNPRTAIQNQVQLVLPDAAAKNVIVDTDISAAMPSTLVGDELRFNQVLLNLLSNAVKFTEHGRVTITADVLEQNDDTAKVELSVRDSGIGMTAEEQAALFTSFTQADSSTTRRFGGTGLGLAISRQIVELMGGAIRVESAPGVGSTFSFSIVARVDKNARSSAATPPAHLSRMRVLAADDNPAARQIIQEIFRDWKMPIDLVATGAEVIGALETASRAGRPYDLILLDWKMPGMSGVETIRAMRADKALPALPVTMMISAYGTEEFMAEMKAADVAAFLTKPIDPRALLGTIVDLFPEGEAPASATSEPSGAPMVAMPARGSRVLLVEDNEINSEIATALLTDAGLIVDWAENGRIACEKIAANGADYATVLMDVQMPEMDGIEATKAIRQKWAADDLPIIAMTAHAYEEERQRCLAAGMNDHIAKPVDPVNLVRVLDRWLKTERGPAHMERPQAAKGLANDELPAELPPFGLAEALKRVNGKAGLLRKLIVHFGESYAEAGSQLRAMADAGQAEEARRYAHTLKGVAGSLELPTVQAKAAEIERRLAAGNMKGIADLYEGLQHEIAPAIAAARQLAPASTTATAPLPRPVNEEDVAAAKSALRAQIERRSLKARSSFDVLANALGLPPEASHTHPIREALNRLDYDRALALLDDKAGTEA; translated from the coding sequence ATGACCAGCGAACTTGACAGACTTCGCACAAGTTTCGGCCGCTTTCTGGTCCTGTTGTTCTGGTGCCACGTACCTTTGCTCGGCGTGGTCGCCTATCTCAGCGGCCAGTCTATTGCGGGTGCCATGGCTGGGGCGGGGCTGCTCGCTGCCGCCTACCACCTGACTTGGCGGCGCAACGGCATCGCCCCACCAACCCGCTACGTCTCCGCTGTCGCGCTTGCGGGGGAGGCCGCTCTACTGGTGTTCGTTCTGAATGGCGACCCGTGGCAGATGGACATGCATATGTACTTCTTCGCCATGCTCGCCCTGTCCATTGGTTGGTTCGACCGAGGGGCGCTTGTGGTCGGCGCGGTCGCGATCGCGCTGCATCATCTTCTGCTTCTGTATCTTCTACCTATGGCGATCTTCCCGACGGAGGGCAATCTGGCACGAGTGGCGCTCCACGCAGGAATTGTCGCTTTCCAGACGATCGTCCTGATCTGGGTTTCCGACATGGTGGTTCGGAGCTTCAGCCGGATCGAGCAGATGGGCGCCGAGATCCTCGTGCAGAACACGGCCCTTGCGGAGCGCACGCGCGAGGCAGAAGCCGCCAATCGCGCCAAGAGCCTCTTCCTGGCCAATATGAGCCACGAAATCCGCACGCCGATGAATGCCATTCTCGGCTTTTGCCACCTGCTCCAGCGATGCGAACTCAATCCCAAGCAGCTGGACTACGTGACCAAGATCAATGGAGCTGGTGTCTCGCTGATGCTCCTGATCAATGACATTCTCGACTTCTCGAAGATCGAAGCCGGCAAGCTGACGCTTGAAAGCCGCCCGTTCAATCCGCGCACAGCCATTCAGAACCAGGTTCAGCTGGTTCTGCCGGACGCCGCCGCTAAGAACGTCATCGTCGATACCGATATCAGCGCGGCGATGCCCTCCACCCTCGTCGGGGACGAGCTACGCTTCAACCAGGTGCTGCTGAACCTTCTGAGCAATGCCGTCAAGTTCACCGAGCACGGCCGTGTCACAATCACAGCGGACGTGCTGGAGCAGAACGATGACACGGCCAAGGTGGAACTGTCCGTACGGGACAGTGGCATAGGAATGACGGCGGAGGAACAGGCGGCGCTGTTCACCTCCTTTACTCAGGCCGACAGCTCAACAACCCGGCGTTTCGGCGGAACCGGCCTGGGGCTCGCTATCAGCCGGCAAATTGTCGAATTGATGGGAGGCGCCATTCGTGTGGAAAGCGCTCCCGGCGTCGGCAGCACATTCTCTTTCTCCATCGTCGCCCGTGTGGACAAAAATGCCCGCTCGTCGGCTGCCACGCCGCCCGCGCATCTTTCGCGCATGCGCGTTCTGGCCGCGGATGACAATCCCGCTGCCCGTCAGATCATCCAGGAGATATTCCGGGACTGGAAGATGCCGATCGATCTGGTGGCGACCGGCGCAGAGGTCATTGGAGCCCTCGAGACCGCCAGCCGCGCCGGCAGGCCCTACGATCTCATCCTCCTCGACTGGAAGATGCCAGGGATGAGCGGTGTCGAGACGATCAGGGCGATGCGCGCCGACAAAGCGCTCCCTGCTCTCCCGGTGACGATGATGATCTCCGCTTATGGCACCGAGGAGTTCATGGCCGAGATGAAGGCGGCCGATGTTGCCGCTTTCCTGACTAAACCGATCGATCCGCGCGCCTTGCTAGGCACCATTGTCGATCTCTTTCCAGAGGGGGAGGCCCCGGCCTCTGCCACAAGCGAGCCGAGCGGCGCGCCGATGGTCGCCATGCCTGCCCGCGGATCGCGGGTGTTGCTGGTCGAGGATAATGAGATCAACAGCGAAATCGCCACGGCATTGCTGACCGATGCGGGGCTGATCGTCGACTGGGCCGAGAACGGACGGATCGCCTGCGAAAAGATCGCGGCAAACGGAGCCGATTACGCGACCGTGCTCATGGACGTGCAGATGCCGGAGATGGATGGCATCGAAGCCACAAAGGCAATACGGCAAAAATGGGCTGCAGATGATCTTCCGATCATTGCCATGACCGCGCATGCCTATGAGGAGGAACGCCAGCGCTGTCTTGCCGCCGGCATGAATGATCACATCGCCAAGCCTGTTGATCCGGTCAATCTCGTCCGCGTCCTCGATCGTTGGCTCAAGACCGAGCGTGGGCCCGCCCACATGGAACGGCCTCAGGCCGCGAAAGGTCTGGCGAACGATGAACTTCCAGCTGAACTGCCGCCCTTCGGGCTCGCGGAAGCCCTGAAGCGTGTCAACGGAAAGGCCGGCCTCCTGCGCAAGCTCATCGTGCATTTCGGCGAAAGCTACGCTGAAGCCGGCTCGCAACTCCGGGCGATGGCAGACGCAGGTCAGGCCGAGGAAGCAAGGCGCTACGCTCACACGCTCAAAGGCGTTGCCGGGTCGCTGGAACTTCCAACCGTGCAGGCAAAAGCCGCCGAGATCGAGCGCCGATTAGCGGCGGGCAATATGAAAGGCATCGCCGACCTTTACGAGGGCTTGCAGCATGAAATCGCGCCTGCGATTGCAGCCGCGCGCCAACTCGCGCCCGCCTCCACCACGGCGACCGCTCCCCTGCCGCGGCCAGTCAATGAGGAGGACGTCGCGGCAGCCAAAAGCGCGCTTCGCGCCCAGATCGAGCGACGGAGCCTTAAAGCCCGCTCAAGCTTTGATGTTCTCGCGAACGCATTGGGACTGCCACCCGAGGCTTCACATACGCACCCGATCCGTGAGGCGCTGAACCGCCTTGATTATGACCGTGCCCTCGCGCTGCTGGACGACAAGGCAGGGACGGAAGCATGA
- a CDS encoding ABC transporter substrate-binding protein — MRALVWLCFAAGALAGAADAKANLVLQDAAGRTVRLKAPAQRIVTNESLILLSLALIDPDPVSRLAGWAGPRRIGEGILETFRQRFPAVDAIPVVGGVSPSNTSVEGIISAKPDLFLINLWQPDWTAVAELVETAGIPVLFLDGPANADRPIGEATAFSIELLGRAIGQEDNAKAYAALVRSRYARVAERLAGVTKRPGVLVDAHATEVCCATPGAGNRMTQMLELAGARNIGAGQVAGYDGVLSPEFVLAEDPDVYIATGGPHLAAQGGLVLGSGIGPEAARASFQKVVTGSMRSVLPAVRRGRAFAISHQLAISALNVVVFELFAKWSHPEVFGDVDPRKTLDEINRRFMAVPLQGALWVGLLADPPTTP, encoded by the coding sequence TTGCGTGCGCTCGTTTGGCTGTGTTTTGCTGCCGGTGCGCTCGCGGGCGCTGCTGATGCGAAGGCCAATTTGGTCTTGCAAGACGCCGCAGGGCGAACCGTGCGGCTGAAGGCTCCTGCACAACGTATTGTCACCAATGAAAGCCTCATCCTCCTATCGCTGGCCCTGATCGATCCAGACCCCGTGAGCAGGTTGGCAGGGTGGGCTGGCCCTCGGCGCATAGGCGAGGGAATACTTGAAACATTTCGGCAGCGCTTTCCGGCGGTCGATGCGATTCCTGTGGTGGGCGGGGTCTCCCCGTCCAACACGTCGGTTGAAGGCATCATCAGCGCCAAGCCGGATCTCTTCCTCATCAATCTATGGCAGCCGGACTGGACAGCCGTTGCCGAGCTTGTCGAGACGGCCGGCATACCGGTGCTCTTTCTCGACGGTCCCGCTAATGCCGATCGGCCGATTGGGGAGGCGACAGCGTTTTCGATTGAGCTGCTCGGCAGGGCAATAGGGCAAGAAGACAATGCCAAGGCCTATGCAGCTCTGGTGCGGTCTCGTTATGCCCGTGTCGCGGAGCGGCTTGCCGGGGTCACGAAGCGGCCCGGCGTCCTCGTCGACGCCCACGCCACCGAGGTGTGTTGTGCCACGCCTGGCGCCGGCAATCGCATGACACAAATGCTTGAGCTGGCGGGCGCACGCAACATTGGGGCGGGCCAAGTCGCGGGCTATGATGGGGTTCTTAGCCCCGAGTTCGTGCTGGCTGAGGACCCGGATGTGTATATCGCGACCGGCGGGCCTCATCTCGCGGCCCAGGGTGGATTGGTGCTCGGCAGCGGAATTGGACCCGAGGCAGCACGCGCGTCCTTCCAGAAGGTCGTCACGGGTTCAATGCGCAGCGTTCTACCGGCGGTGCGGCGGGGAAGAGCCTTCGCGATTTCGCATCAGCTTGCGATCTCGGCCCTGAACGTGGTCGTCTTTGAACTCTTCGCGAAGTGGTCGCATCCCGAGGTTTTTGGGGACGTCGATCCGCGGAAGACGCTGGACGAGATCAATCGCCGTTTCATGGCCGTGCCGTTGCAGGGGGCTTTGTGGGTTGGTCTGCTCGCCGATCCACCTACAACGCCCTAG
- a CDS encoding AraC family transcriptional regulator: MTARVGGCAGQQTQDRLKRLRVCDFLERGQITLDSPDDGLSPEDTLLAGEFLHEELRRGLTLHVSDVFEEHAFTATSWVREGLSCIFFLDGEVDLRIGDRPFTFRGGPGGLINGAAIMNTRPENFARHSRSPQRLRHVVVSASPEWLNLDALTATSDSRNVARLFNDHLTDHRWSPPPRVAELVRQLISPSVFLPELRNLYLEGRAVEIVGETLAAVMHSETRIDDSDILTRKDKLHLARAKEFIGANLAASLSVDVIAREAGINAGGLQRLFRRSEGQSLFEYVRTRRLERAFAVLSAGECTVHDASLLAGYSSPANFATAFRRQFGMAPRDAMSGRAR; encoded by the coding sequence ATGACGGCGCGCGTGGGCGGTTGTGCCGGCCAGCAGACACAGGACCGCCTCAAGCGGCTGCGTGTCTGCGACTTCCTGGAGCGGGGCCAAATAACACTCGACAGTCCCGACGACGGACTATCGCCGGAAGACACCCTGCTCGCGGGTGAGTTTCTGCACGAGGAGTTGCGGCGCGGGCTCACTCTGCATGTCAGTGATGTTTTCGAGGAGCACGCATTTACAGCGACGTCTTGGGTGCGAGAGGGCCTGTCTTGCATCTTCTTTCTGGATGGCGAGGTTGATCTGCGCATCGGTGACCGCCCCTTCACGTTCCGGGGAGGCCCCGGGGGCTTGATCAACGGGGCGGCCATTATGAACACTCGGCCCGAGAATTTCGCGCGCCACTCACGGAGCCCGCAACGTCTTCGCCACGTCGTGGTGTCTGCCTCGCCTGAATGGCTCAATCTCGACGCGTTGACGGCCACGAGCGACAGCCGCAACGTGGCTCGCCTTTTCAACGACCATTTGACGGACCATCGCTGGTCGCCGCCGCCCCGGGTGGCGGAGCTTGTTCGCCAACTCATTTCGCCGTCAGTGTTCCTGCCCGAACTGCGCAACCTCTATCTTGAGGGACGCGCCGTGGAGATCGTCGGAGAAACATTGGCGGCGGTCATGCACAGCGAGACTCGCATCGACGATAGCGACATTCTGACACGCAAGGACAAGCTGCATTTGGCCCGGGCGAAGGAGTTCATCGGCGCAAATCTCGCCGCATCCTTGAGTGTCGATGTGATTGCCAGGGAAGCCGGAATCAATGCCGGCGGCTTGCAACGGCTGTTCCGCCGCTCAGAAGGCCAGAGCTTGTTCGAATATGTGCGGACTAGGCGTCTGGAGCGGGCTTTCGCGGTCCTCTCTGCCGGTGAGTGCACCGTGCATGACGCGAGCCTGCTGGCGGGCTATTCCAGTCCGGCCAATTTCGCGACGGCCTTTCGCCGTCAATTCGGTATGGCTCCGCGCGATGCCATGAGTGGTCGCGCGCGCTGA
- a CDS encoding siderophore-interacting protein produces MTSPTSFHAQTHIELAEARIVIAELCAHMVEHDAQVEALGEERILKFRGACARFSRQGRATVVDLSAPSLEGLYFLRMTVAAHLKEFAGGNVAPIRWTGDAQDLTRPPNFQILRLRAIRDLTPHMRRLTLAGDDVARFAPLDALHVNILLQRPELSEPQWPSVGPDGLIAWPDPGLRPALRKYTIRNVDLAAGTIAVDFVLHADAGPGAALAEHAVVGQEIGTIGPGGGGLVAADWYLFAGDETALPAMARMLAHLPPTARGFAFIEVDDEREIQPLENRTQIHVSWLFRRGAVAGTTSLLIDAVMAAEFPSNGSRVYVWVGCEFDAFRSIRTHLRGERGLRKEDHLVVAYWRRGATGP; encoded by the coding sequence ATGACTTCGCCGACATCGTTTCACGCCCAGACGCATATTGAGCTCGCCGAGGCACGCATCGTTATTGCCGAGCTCTGTGCCCACATGGTGGAACACGATGCGCAGGTCGAAGCACTAGGCGAGGAGCGCATCCTGAAGTTCCGCGGCGCTTGTGCTCGGTTCTCGCGGCAAGGTCGCGCCACCGTGGTCGACCTCTCGGCACCAAGTCTGGAAGGACTGTATTTTCTTCGGATGACGGTCGCTGCCCATCTCAAAGAGTTTGCTGGGGGAAACGTCGCACCGATCCGCTGGACCGGCGACGCTCAGGATCTCACGCGCCCTCCGAATTTCCAGATCCTGCGCCTGCGCGCTATCAGGGATCTGACGCCCCATATGCGGCGTCTCACGCTCGCTGGCGATGATGTTGCGCGCTTTGCACCCTTGGACGCGCTGCATGTCAACATTCTTTTGCAGCGTCCCGAGCTATCTGAGCCACAATGGCCAAGCGTTGGGCCGGATGGGCTGATCGCTTGGCCAGATCCTGGTCTGCGGCCGGCTCTTCGCAAATACACCATTCGCAACGTTGACTTGGCAGCAGGGACAATTGCCGTTGATTTTGTCCTGCATGCTGATGCCGGGCCAGGGGCAGCATTGGCCGAACACGCTGTGGTTGGGCAGGAGATCGGCACGATCGGTCCTGGCGGCGGTGGTCTGGTCGCAGCTGATTGGTACCTTTTTGCGGGGGACGAGACCGCGCTGCCTGCCATGGCGCGTATGCTGGCGCACTTGCCGCCGACCGCGAGAGGCTTTGCCTTCATTGAGGTTGACGATGAGCGAGAAATTCAGCCGCTGGAAAACAGGACACAGATCCATGTCTCATGGCTTTTCCGCCGTGGCGCTGTGGCGGGCACCACGTCGCTGCTGATAGATGCGGTGATGGCTGCAGAGTTTCCCTCAAACGGCAGTCGCGTCTATGTCTGGGTTGGATGCGAGTTCGACGCGTTCCGATCAATCAGGACGCATCTGCGGGGAGAGCGCGGGCTGCGCAAGGAGGATCATCTCGTGGTCGCCTACTGGCGGCGTGGCGCTACGGGACCATGA
- a CDS encoding TonB-dependent siderophore receptor yields MQKRFLSFEYFKGTLTRSHLTSLFAAKTRFLLLTTTVLGAATVAPRQPAWAQDATPGYIELDPLIVEGTRLGSDNGIVALRNRSASKTDTPLIEIPQAVSVVSRKQMDAQGAETVSQALRYTPGVLSESNGYDIRYDWIYIRGFNTYGTMWLDGLVLPGDPNNYATPSVNPYALERIEVIKGPASVLYGRAIPGGLVNQVSKRPQATPHREVMFTASGFGGAQASFDFTGPVTTDGTLQYRLIGQARNMNTQIDMERDKQFMLAPSLTWAPTDATSLTLYGYLQRDRPNFNPRFYPAVGTLLPNQWGQISRDLFLGDPGAKNFSRDFYAAGYEFSHAFNETWTFRQNFRYGRSSQDMFLVLVNPAFAYQSDGHTLNRASAVSDDWLTTLNIDSQLQATFRTGAFQHTALVGFDYLRSKSSTNFGNTTQAQYVPPLDILNPIYGGSIIPIPAYQRSALQTQEQLGVYAQDQIRYGGWIGTFGLRYDFSEMDSVNRLVAASPTVTTKDQKLTGRVGLTYLFDNGIAPYASFATSFLPTLGTDRFGMPFKAQYAQQYEVGVKYEPPGSKGLITVSLYNLTLDNALTPDPDNTLFSVQGGQQRVRGVEVEGKYQLTSEVDVLAAYAYSDSEIVKSTRAVELGQEMLRLPKHQASLWAQYRPGSIPGLALNAGIRGLSSYQTDSTYLPQLRIPGRALVDLGAEYDFGALGNQFKGTSLRVNVTNLFDKTYLSHCLNATGGSCNYGAGRAITAALKYTW; encoded by the coding sequence TTGCAGAAGCGCTTTCTTTCTTTTGAATATTTTAAAGGTACGCTCACGCGCTCCCACCTTACAAGCCTGTTCGCTGCCAAAACCCGCTTCCTCCTGCTGACAACAACTGTTCTTGGCGCTGCGACGGTTGCTCCTCGTCAACCTGCCTGGGCGCAGGACGCGACGCCGGGCTACATTGAGCTTGATCCGCTCATCGTGGAAGGTACAAGACTTGGCTCTGACAACGGCATCGTTGCCTTGCGGAACAGAAGCGCCTCCAAGACCGACACGCCGCTTATCGAAATCCCCCAGGCGGTCAGCGTCGTTAGCCGTAAGCAGATGGACGCCCAGGGCGCCGAAACCGTATCGCAGGCGCTTCGCTATACGCCCGGCGTCCTCTCTGAATCCAACGGCTACGACATCCGCTACGACTGGATCTACATCCGCGGATTCAACACCTATGGCACGATGTGGCTCGACGGCCTGGTGCTCCCCGGTGATCCCAACAATTACGCGACGCCGAGCGTCAATCCCTATGCGCTGGAGCGCATCGAGGTGATTAAGGGGCCCGCATCGGTCCTCTATGGCAGGGCTATCCCGGGCGGGCTTGTCAATCAGGTCAGCAAGCGCCCGCAGGCCACGCCGCACCGGGAGGTCATGTTTACGGCTTCGGGCTTCGGCGGTGCGCAGGCCTCATTCGACTTCACCGGGCCGGTGACGACGGATGGCACGCTGCAGTATCGGCTTATCGGCCAGGCCCGCAACATGAACACGCAGATCGATATGGAGCGGGACAAGCAGTTCATGCTGGCTCCGAGCCTGACATGGGCGCCGACCGACGCGACATCTCTCACGCTCTACGGCTATCTCCAGCGCGACCGCCCTAATTTCAACCCGCGGTTCTATCCAGCCGTGGGCACATTGCTGCCGAACCAGTGGGGCCAGATCTCGCGCGATCTCTTTCTCGGCGATCCCGGAGCAAAGAATTTCTCGCGGGACTTTTATGCGGCCGGCTACGAATTCTCCCACGCCTTCAACGAGACGTGGACGTTTCGCCAGAACTTCCGCTACGGCCGCTCAAGCCAGGACATGTTTCTTGTCCTCGTCAATCCGGCCTTCGCCTATCAATCGGACGGGCATACGCTCAATCGCGCGTCTGCCGTATCCGATGACTGGCTGACGACGCTGAATATCGACAGCCAGCTCCAGGCGACGTTCAGGACGGGCGCGTTCCAGCATACGGCCCTCGTCGGCTTCGACTATCTTCGGAGCAAATCCAGCACGAATTTCGGCAATACGACCCAAGCCCAATATGTGCCGCCGCTCGATATCCTCAACCCGATCTATGGTGGCAGCATCATTCCGATTCCGGCGTATCAGCGTTCCGCCCTGCAGACCCAGGAGCAACTCGGCGTCTATGCGCAAGACCAGATCCGTTACGGCGGCTGGATCGGTACATTCGGGCTGCGCTATGATTTCTCCGAGATGGACAGCGTCAACCGGCTCGTCGCGGCCTCCCCCACTGTCACGACCAAGGATCAAAAGCTGACGGGGCGTGTCGGCCTCACCTATCTCTTTGACAATGGCATCGCGCCCTATGCCAGCTTCGCCACCTCGTTCCTGCCGACGCTCGGCACGGACCGCTTCGGCATGCCATTCAAGGCCCAATATGCCCAGCAATACGAGGTCGGCGTTAAATACGAGCCACCTGGCTCGAAGGGTCTCATCACGGTCTCGCTCTATAATCTCACCCTCGACAATGCGCTGACGCCGGACCCGGACAACACGTTGTTCTCGGTGCAAGGTGGCCAACAGAGGGTCCGCGGCGTCGAAGTGGAGGGCAAATATCAGCTCACGTCGGAAGTGGATGTTCTCGCGGCCTATGCCTATTCCGACTCGGAAATCGTGAAATCCACACGCGCCGTCGAACTGGGGCAGGAAATGCTAAGACTGCCGAAGCATCAGGCGAGCCTCTGGGCGCAGTACAGGCCTGGTTCCATCCCAGGCTTGGCGCTGAACGCCGGCATTCGCGGCCTTTCATCTTACCAGACGGACAGCACCTATTTGCCACAACTCAGGATTCCAGGACGCGCGCTCGTTGATCTCGGCGCGGAATATGACTTCGGGGCGCTCGGCAACCAGTTCAAAGGTACGAGCCTACGCGTCAATGTCACCAATCTGTTTGACAAGACATACCTTTCCCACTGCCTGAACGCGACAGGTGGCAGTTGCAACTACGGCGCTGGGCGCGCCATCACAGCGGCGTTGAAATATACATGGTAA
- a CDS encoding diguanylate cyclase, which yields MTTRPTILIVDDEISNIEIINATLEDDYEISFALSGEQALEAARLILPDLILLDVLMPGMDGFEVCSRLKADSLLADVPVIFTTGLGDTDHEVRGLELGAIDYVTKPIHPVILRARVGNHVELKRMRDQLAEMALTDALTGLSNRRRIENSLAGEIARLAGSGDWLSVVMLDIDFFKEFNDTYGHLEGDRCIAMIASALRRALKRANDLPARYGGEEFACVLPGADAETASAVAEDIRSRIASLDIPHESSLVSPFVTVSVGVATARCEKGMSPDLWIAIADGQLYLSKADGRNRISHTTFKPPSSSTDPREPR from the coding sequence ATGACGACCAGACCGACGATCCTGATTGTCGACGACGAGATCTCCAACATCGAGATCATCAACGCGACACTCGAGGACGATTATGAGATCAGCTTTGCCTTGTCCGGCGAGCAGGCCCTGGAAGCAGCGCGGCTTATCCTTCCCGACCTGATCCTTCTCGACGTTCTCATGCCTGGCATGGACGGCTTCGAAGTCTGCAGCCGCCTCAAGGCAGATTCGCTCCTCGCTGACGTTCCTGTCATCTTCACAACTGGCCTTGGCGACACGGACCATGAGGTGCGGGGCCTGGAACTCGGTGCTATCGACTATGTCACCAAACCGATCCACCCTGTCATTTTGCGAGCTCGTGTGGGTAACCACGTCGAGCTCAAGCGCATGCGCGACCAACTTGCCGAAATGGCTCTCACGGACGCGCTCACCGGCCTCAGCAACAGGCGGAGGATAGAGAACAGCCTTGCGGGCGAGATAGCGCGACTGGCGGGAAGCGGGGATTGGCTCTCGGTTGTCATGCTCGACATCGATTTCTTCAAGGAGTTCAACGACACATATGGCCACCTCGAAGGGGATCGCTGTATCGCGATGATCGCTTCGGCCCTGCGCCGAGCGCTCAAGCGTGCCAATGACCTTCCCGCGCGTTATGGCGGGGAAGAATTCGCCTGTGTCCTTCCTGGCGCTGACGCCGAAACCGCGAGCGCAGTCGCCGAGGATATCCGCTCCCGTATCGCTTCGCTCGACATCCCCCACGAAAGCTCCCTTGTAAGCCCGTTCGTGACGGTCAGCGTAGGCGTCGCGACGGCTCGCTGTGAGAAAGGCATGTCGCCAGACCTATGGATTGCCATCGCGGACGGCCAGCTTTACCTGAGCAAGGCCGACGGCAGAAACCGGATCTCCCATACGACATTCAAGCCACCGTCGTCTTCAACGGACCCTAGAGAACCACGTTAG